One Rosa chinensis cultivar Old Blush chromosome 5, RchiOBHm-V2, whole genome shotgun sequence genomic region harbors:
- the LOC112202571 gene encoding F-box protein At3g07870 isoform X5, translating to MADYLPEHLIVQILQRLPIKSLIRFTSVSKRWRLIILSDPNFAKSQFQQSRSRRVLCLDRKESEFDSRDMESPWSTGESSTDRKLSCPFKQPGYNLNALFSCNGLVCAALSDRNWTDLNIYLWNPSTQFFKKLPGAPLRFPFTRCYGFGYLSATGDYRVLIGNFCTLNNNHHIFSSNTNSWKSIQSPLPVQRDDQWILSNEALHSVEKEILAFDLNHDKFQTMPLPDPEPGQYIRELGDFRGCLCAFDYKNQCIGFIDLWVMKEYNVGESWTKFFTLKIFDLQPMVVRYLRPIMVMETSTILEIELSNDRRLIDTEFKLIKSCHKEEKFETHKISRKMYAKMIGYEESLLWLG from the coding sequence ATGGCGGATTACCTACCCGAACATCTGATAGTTCAAATCCTGCAGAGGTTGCCGATCAAATCCCTAATCCGCTTCACCTCCGTTTCGAAACGCTGGCGTCTCATCATATTGTCGGACCCAAATTTCGCCAAATCCCAATTCCAGCAATCCCGGAGTCGCAGAGTCCTCTGCCTCGACCGCAAAGAATCTGAGTTCGATTCCCGGGACATGGAGTCGCCGTGGTCCACTGGAGAAAGCTCTACTGACAGAAAGCTCAGCTGCCCATTCAAGCAGCCGGGCTATAATCTCAACGCACTCTTCTCCTGCAATGGTTTAGTATGTGCAGCTCTGTCTGATCGAAACTGGACCGATTTGAACATCTATCTCTGGAACCCATCAACTCAGTTCTTCAAAAAACTACCCGGTGCTCCCTTACGATTTCCATTTACACGCTGTTATGGTTTTGGCTACTTGTCAGCCACTGGCGACTACAGAGTTCTCATAGGCAACTTCTGCACATTGAACAATAACCACCACATCTTCTCATCGAACACTAACAGTTGGAAAAGTATCCAATCCCCTTTACCTGTCCAAAGAGACGATCAGTGGATTCTTTCAAATGAGGCACTTCATTCGGTTGAGAAGGAGATACTTGCTTTCGATTTAAACCATGATAAGTTTCAAACAATGCCGCTGCCTGACCCGGAACCGGGTCAGTATATCAGAGAGCTAGGGGACTTTAGAGGCTGCCTGTGTGCATTTGATTATAAGAATCAATGTATTGGCTTTATTGATTTGTGGGTCATGAAAGAATATAACGTGGGTGAGTCCTGGACTAAGTTCTTTACCTTAAAGATTTTTGATCTGCAGCCTATGGTTGTACGTTATTTAAGGCCGATCATGGTTATGGAAACTAGTACAATTCTGGAGATAGAGCTTTCTAATGATCGTAGGCTTATTGATACTGAGTTCAAGTTGATAAAGAGTTGTCATAAGGAAGAGAAGTTTGAAACACATAAGATTAGCAGGAAGATGTATGCCAAAATGATTGGATATGAAGAGAGTCTACTTTGGCTTGGTTAG
- the LOC112202571 gene encoding F-box protein At3g07870 isoform X4 gives MADYLPEHLIVQILQRLPIKSLIRFTSVSKRWRLIILSDPNFAKSQFQQSRSRRVLCLDRKESEFDSRDMESPWSTGESSTDRKLSCPFKQPGYNLNALFSCNGLVCAALSDRNWTDLNIYLWNPSTQFFKKLPGAPLRFPFTRCYGFGYLSATGDYRVLIGNFCTLNNNHHIFSSNTNSWKSIQSPLPVQRDDQWILSNEALHSVEKEILAFDLNHDKFQTMPLPDPEPGQYIRELGDFRGCLCAFDYKNQCIGFIDLWVMKEYNVGESWTKFFTLKIFDLQPMVVRYLRPIMVMETSTILEIELSNDRRLIDTEFKLIKSCHKEEKFETHKISRKMYAKMIGYEESLLWLERCREVIM, from the exons ATGGCGGATTACCTACCCGAACATCTGATAGTTCAAATCCTGCAGAGGTTGCCGATCAAATCCCTAATCCGCTTCACCTCCGTTTCGAAACGCTGGCGTCTCATCATATTGTCGGACCCAAATTTCGCCAAATCCCAATTCCAGCAATCCCGGAGTCGCAGAGTCCTCTGCCTCGACCGCAAAGAATCTGAGTTCGATTCCCGGGACATGGAGTCGCCGTGGTCCACTGGAGAAAGCTCTACTGACAGAAAGCTCAGCTGCCCATTCAAGCAGCCGGGCTATAATCTCAACGCACTCTTCTCCTGCAATGGTTTAGTATGTGCAGCTCTGTCTGATCGAAACTGGACCGATTTGAACATCTATCTCTGGAACCCATCAACTCAGTTCTTCAAAAAACTACCCGGTGCTCCCTTACGATTTCCATTTACACGCTGTTATGGTTTTGGCTACTTGTCAGCCACTGGCGACTACAGAGTTCTCATAGGCAACTTCTGCACATTGAACAATAACCACCACATCTTCTCATCGAACACTAACAGTTGGAAAAGTATCCAATCCCCTTTACCTGTCCAAAGAGACGATCAGTGGATTCTTTCAAATGAGGCACTTCATTCGGTTGAGAAGGAGATACTTGCTTTCGATTTAAACCATGATAAGTTTCAAACAATGCCGCTGCCTGACCCGGAACCGGGTCAGTATATCAGAGAGCTAGGGGACTTTAGAGGCTGCCTGTGTGCATTTGATTATAAGAATCAATGTATTGGCTTTATTGATTTGTGGGTCATGAAAGAATATAACGTGGGTGAGTCCTGGACTAAGTTCTTTACCTTAAAGATTTTTGATCTGCAGCCTATGGTTGTACGTTATTTAAGGCCGATCATGGTTATGGAAACTAGTACAATTCTGGAGATAGAGCTTTCTAATGATCGTAGGCTTATTGATACTGAGTTCAAGTTGATAAAGAGTTGTCATAAGGAAGAGAAGTTTGAAACACATAAGATTAGCAGGAAGATGTATGCCAAAATGATTGGATATGAAGAGAGTCTACTTTGGCTTG AAAGGTGTCGAGAAGTCATTATGTGA
- the LOC112202571 gene encoding F-box/kelch-repeat protein At3g23880 isoform X3, translated as MADYLPEHLIVQILQRLPIKSLIRFTSVSKRWRLIILSDPNFAKSQFQQSRSRRVLCLDRKESEFDSRDMESPWSTGESSTDRKLSCPFKQPGYNLNALFSCNGLVCAALSDRNWTDLNIYLWNPSTQFFKKLPGAPLRFPFTRCYGFGYLSATGDYRVLIGNFCTLNNNHHIFSSNTNSWKSIQSPLPVQRDDQWILSNEALHSVEKEILAFDLNHDKFQTMPLPDPEPGQYIRELGDFRGCLCAFDYKNQCIGFIDLWVMKEYNVGESWTKFFTLKIFDLQPMVVRYLRPIMVMETSTILEIELSNDRRLIDTEFKLIKSCHKEEKFETHKISRKMYAKMIGYEESLLWLGVHNNRNCPMELAKKARNASEAEGQNNGEQGRMNSVNVANQGSNPVNVCVQNHGSSSVDVQLQTKQATVKEQT; from the exons ATGGCGGATTACCTACCCGAACATCTGATAGTTCAAATCCTGCAGAGGTTGCCGATCAAATCCCTAATCCGCTTCACCTCCGTTTCGAAACGCTGGCGTCTCATCATATTGTCGGACCCAAATTTCGCCAAATCCCAATTCCAGCAATCCCGGAGTCGCAGAGTCCTCTGCCTCGACCGCAAAGAATCTGAGTTCGATTCCCGGGACATGGAGTCGCCGTGGTCCACTGGAGAAAGCTCTACTGACAGAAAGCTCAGCTGCCCATTCAAGCAGCCGGGCTATAATCTCAACGCACTCTTCTCCTGCAATGGTTTAGTATGTGCAGCTCTGTCTGATCGAAACTGGACCGATTTGAACATCTATCTCTGGAACCCATCAACTCAGTTCTTCAAAAAACTACCCGGTGCTCCCTTACGATTTCCATTTACACGCTGTTATGGTTTTGGCTACTTGTCAGCCACTGGCGACTACAGAGTTCTCATAGGCAACTTCTGCACATTGAACAATAACCACCACATCTTCTCATCGAACACTAACAGTTGGAAAAGTATCCAATCCCCTTTACCTGTCCAAAGAGACGATCAGTGGATTCTTTCAAATGAGGCACTTCATTCGGTTGAGAAGGAGATACTTGCTTTCGATTTAAACCATGATAAGTTTCAAACAATGCCGCTGCCTGACCCGGAACCGGGTCAGTATATCAGAGAGCTAGGGGACTTTAGAGGCTGCCTGTGTGCATTTGATTATAAGAATCAATGTATTGGCTTTATTGATTTGTGGGTCATGAAAGAATATAACGTGGGTGAGTCCTGGACTAAGTTCTTTACCTTAAAGATTTTTGATCTGCAGCCTATGGTTGTACGTTATTTAAGGCCGATCATGGTTATGGAAACTAGTACAATTCTGGAGATAGAGCTTTCTAATGATCGTAGGCTTATTGATACTGAGTTCAAGTTGATAAAGAGTTGTCATAAGGAAGAGAAGTTTGAAACACATAAGATTAGCAGGAAGATGTATGCCAAAATGATTGGATATGAAGAGAGTCTACTTTGGCTTG GAGTCCATAACAACAGGAACTGCCCTATGGAACTAGCCAAGAAGGCTAGGAATGCTTCAGAAGCTGAG GGGCAGAATAATGGAGAACAAGGCAGAATGAATAGTGTCAATGTGGCTAACCAAGGGTCAAATCCTGTCAATGTGTGTGTTCAAAACCATGGCAGCAGCTCTGTTGATGTCCAACTGCAAACAAAACAGGCAACTGTAAAGGAGCAG ACATAA
- the LOC112202571 gene encoding F-box/kelch-repeat protein At3g23880 isoform X1 has protein sequence MADYLPEHLIVQILQRLPIKSLIRFTSVSKRWRLIILSDPNFAKSQFQQSRSRRVLCLDRKESEFDSRDMESPWSTGESSTDRKLSCPFKQPGYNLNALFSCNGLVCAALSDRNWTDLNIYLWNPSTQFFKKLPGAPLRFPFTRCYGFGYLSATGDYRVLIGNFCTLNNNHHIFSSNTNSWKSIQSPLPVQRDDQWILSNEALHSVEKEILAFDLNHDKFQTMPLPDPEPGQYIRELGDFRGCLCAFDYKNQCIGFIDLWVMKEYNVGESWTKFFTLKIFDLQPMVVRYLRPIMVMETSTILEIELSNDRRLIDTEFKLIKSCHKEEKFETHKISRKMYAKMIGYEESLLWLGVHNNRNCPMELAKKARNASEAEGQNNGEQGRMNSVNVANQGSNPVNVCVQNHGSSSVDVQLQTKQATVKEQVSRAPKRSRKV, from the exons ATGGCGGATTACCTACCCGAACATCTGATAGTTCAAATCCTGCAGAGGTTGCCGATCAAATCCCTAATCCGCTTCACCTCCGTTTCGAAACGCTGGCGTCTCATCATATTGTCGGACCCAAATTTCGCCAAATCCCAATTCCAGCAATCCCGGAGTCGCAGAGTCCTCTGCCTCGACCGCAAAGAATCTGAGTTCGATTCCCGGGACATGGAGTCGCCGTGGTCCACTGGAGAAAGCTCTACTGACAGAAAGCTCAGCTGCCCATTCAAGCAGCCGGGCTATAATCTCAACGCACTCTTCTCCTGCAATGGTTTAGTATGTGCAGCTCTGTCTGATCGAAACTGGACCGATTTGAACATCTATCTCTGGAACCCATCAACTCAGTTCTTCAAAAAACTACCCGGTGCTCCCTTACGATTTCCATTTACACGCTGTTATGGTTTTGGCTACTTGTCAGCCACTGGCGACTACAGAGTTCTCATAGGCAACTTCTGCACATTGAACAATAACCACCACATCTTCTCATCGAACACTAACAGTTGGAAAAGTATCCAATCCCCTTTACCTGTCCAAAGAGACGATCAGTGGATTCTTTCAAATGAGGCACTTCATTCGGTTGAGAAGGAGATACTTGCTTTCGATTTAAACCATGATAAGTTTCAAACAATGCCGCTGCCTGACCCGGAACCGGGTCAGTATATCAGAGAGCTAGGGGACTTTAGAGGCTGCCTGTGTGCATTTGATTATAAGAATCAATGTATTGGCTTTATTGATTTGTGGGTCATGAAAGAATATAACGTGGGTGAGTCCTGGACTAAGTTCTTTACCTTAAAGATTTTTGATCTGCAGCCTATGGTTGTACGTTATTTAAGGCCGATCATGGTTATGGAAACTAGTACAATTCTGGAGATAGAGCTTTCTAATGATCGTAGGCTTATTGATACTGAGTTCAAGTTGATAAAGAGTTGTCATAAGGAAGAGAAGTTTGAAACACATAAGATTAGCAGGAAGATGTATGCCAAAATGATTGGATATGAAGAGAGTCTACTTTGGCTTG GAGTCCATAACAACAGGAACTGCCCTATGGAACTAGCCAAGAAGGCTAGGAATGCTTCAGAAGCTGAG GGGCAGAATAATGGAGAACAAGGCAGAATGAATAGTGTCAATGTGGCTAACCAAGGGTCAAATCCTGTCAATGTGTGTGTTCAAAACCATGGCAGCAGCTCTGTTGATGTCCAACTGCAAACAAAACAGGCAACTGTAAAGGAGCAG GTCAGCAGAGCACCAAAGAGATCAAGAAAGGTTTGA
- the LOC112202571 gene encoding F-box/kelch-repeat protein At3g23880 isoform X2, translating to MADYLPEHLIVQILQRLPIKSLIRFTSVSKRWRLIILSDPNFAKSQFQQSRSRRVLCLDRKESEFDSRDMESPWSTGESSTDRKLSCPFKQPGYNLNALFSCNGLVCAALSDRNWTDLNIYLWNPSTQFFKKLPGAPLRFPFTRCYGFGYLSATGDYRVLIGNFCTLNNNHHIFSSNTNSWKSIQSPLPVQRDDQWILSNEALHSVEKEILAFDLNHDKFQTMPLPDPEPGQYIRELGDFRGCLCAFDYKNQCIGFIDLWVMKEYNVGESWTKFFTLKIFDLQPMVVRYLRPIMVMETSTILEIELSNDRRLIDTEFKLIKSCHKEEKFETHKISRKMYAKMIGYEESLLWLGVHNNRNCPMELAKKARNASEAENNGEQGRMNSVNVANQGSNPVNVCVQNHGSSSVDVQLQTKQATVKEQVSRAPKRSRKV from the exons ATGGCGGATTACCTACCCGAACATCTGATAGTTCAAATCCTGCAGAGGTTGCCGATCAAATCCCTAATCCGCTTCACCTCCGTTTCGAAACGCTGGCGTCTCATCATATTGTCGGACCCAAATTTCGCCAAATCCCAATTCCAGCAATCCCGGAGTCGCAGAGTCCTCTGCCTCGACCGCAAAGAATCTGAGTTCGATTCCCGGGACATGGAGTCGCCGTGGTCCACTGGAGAAAGCTCTACTGACAGAAAGCTCAGCTGCCCATTCAAGCAGCCGGGCTATAATCTCAACGCACTCTTCTCCTGCAATGGTTTAGTATGTGCAGCTCTGTCTGATCGAAACTGGACCGATTTGAACATCTATCTCTGGAACCCATCAACTCAGTTCTTCAAAAAACTACCCGGTGCTCCCTTACGATTTCCATTTACACGCTGTTATGGTTTTGGCTACTTGTCAGCCACTGGCGACTACAGAGTTCTCATAGGCAACTTCTGCACATTGAACAATAACCACCACATCTTCTCATCGAACACTAACAGTTGGAAAAGTATCCAATCCCCTTTACCTGTCCAAAGAGACGATCAGTGGATTCTTTCAAATGAGGCACTTCATTCGGTTGAGAAGGAGATACTTGCTTTCGATTTAAACCATGATAAGTTTCAAACAATGCCGCTGCCTGACCCGGAACCGGGTCAGTATATCAGAGAGCTAGGGGACTTTAGAGGCTGCCTGTGTGCATTTGATTATAAGAATCAATGTATTGGCTTTATTGATTTGTGGGTCATGAAAGAATATAACGTGGGTGAGTCCTGGACTAAGTTCTTTACCTTAAAGATTTTTGATCTGCAGCCTATGGTTGTACGTTATTTAAGGCCGATCATGGTTATGGAAACTAGTACAATTCTGGAGATAGAGCTTTCTAATGATCGTAGGCTTATTGATACTGAGTTCAAGTTGATAAAGAGTTGTCATAAGGAAGAGAAGTTTGAAACACATAAGATTAGCAGGAAGATGTATGCCAAAATGATTGGATATGAAGAGAGTCTACTTTGGCTTG GAGTCCATAACAACAGGAACTGCCCTATGGAACTAGCCAAGAAGGCTAGGAATGCTTCAGAAGCTGAG AATAATGGAGAACAAGGCAGAATGAATAGTGTCAATGTGGCTAACCAAGGGTCAAATCCTGTCAATGTGTGTGTTCAAAACCATGGCAGCAGCTCTGTTGATGTCCAACTGCAAACAAAACAGGCAACTGTAAAGGAGCAG GTCAGCAGAGCACCAAAGAGATCAAGAAAGGTTTGA